One Solirubrobacterales bacterium genomic window carries:
- a CDS encoding NADH-quinone oxidoreductase subunit J: MEAVAFFLGAIGALGGAVAVVTLRNPFYAVLALVVHLVFLAGIFLLLRAQFLAAAQIIVYAGAVMVIYVFVAAYVGGVEEPSWDASPELKVIGPLMAGALFVAISIAVIGSSLTALGTGGPEKLADDFGTPAGVGMAMLEDFLLPFEAASLLLMLAAVAAVILAGRKRRGKEDPA, translated from the coding sequence ATGGAAGCGGTCGCCTTCTTCCTCGGTGCGATCGGCGCGCTCGGCGGGGCGGTTGCCGTGGTCACCCTGCGCAACCCGTTCTACGCGGTGCTGGCGCTGGTTGTCCACCTCGTCTTTCTGGCCGGGATCTTCCTGCTGCTCCGGGCCCAGTTCCTGGCGGCAGCCCAGATCATCGTGTACGCCGGGGCGGTGATGGTGATCTACGTCTTCGTCGCCGCCTACGTCGGCGGGGTCGAGGAACCGAGCTGGGATGCGAGCCCCGAGCTGAAGGTGATCGGACCGCTGATGGCCGGGGCGCTGTTCGTGGCGATCTCGATCGCGGTGATCGGTTCCTCCCTGACCGCGCTCGGGACCGGCGGTCCGGAGAAGCTCGCGGACGACTTCGGCACTCCGGCCGGGGTTGGCATGGCGATGCTGGAGGACTTCCTCCTGCCCTTCGAGGCGGCCTCGCTGCTCCTGATGCTGGCCGCGGTGGCGGCCGTCATCCTGGCCGGCAGGAAGCGCCGCGGGAAGGAGGACCCGGCATGA
- the nuoK gene encoding NADH-quinone oxidoreductase subunit NuoK codes for MNLEWYLVLSALLFAIGIIGVMVRRNPVVILLCLELMLSAGALALLTFSRMLGNQDGQVFVLIVLVVAAAEVVVGLGLVVAMFRRRLPLDVDEMKELKG; via the coding sequence ATGAATCTCGAGTGGTACCTGGTTCTCTCGGCCCTGCTTTTCGCGATCGGGATCATCGGCGTGATGGTCCGTCGCAACCCGGTGGTGATCCTGCTCTGCCTCGAACTGATGCTGAGCGCCGGGGCGCTGGCCCTGCTGACCTTCAGCCGCATGCTCGGCAACCAGGACGGACAGGTCTTCGTGCTGATCGTGCTGGTGGTCGCTGCGGCCGAGGTCGTGGTCGGTCTCGGCCTGGTGGTCGCCATGTTCCGTCGCCGCCTGCCGCTCGACGTCGACGAGATGAAGGAGCTGAAGGGATGA
- the nuoL gene encoding NADH-quinone oxidoreductase subunit L, with translation MTLATWGWLVLLFPLVGSILIGLLFRVLAPRAAGAVGTVAILASFICGIGALFALQAEPEGSRHVASSLWTYASGGDFRIDLGIYLDPLSVFMVLVVTGVSSLIHIYSFSYMQSDEGYRRFFSYLNFFVFSMLVLVLAGNFVMLILGWALVGFSSYALISYWYRRGTATAAGMKAFVINVLGDVGLYIAAILIFAQVGAIDYGTVFAQAPDTFANNSWAINAICLCLLVGAFAKSAQMPFHTWLADAMEGPTPVSSLIHAATMVTAGVYLIARCHPLFELAPTSADVAAFVGLATLLISGTIALAVTDLKRIIAYSTMSQIGYMFVGVSIGAYSAGLFHLMTHAFFKALLFMAAGSVIAAMGNIQNIDRMRGFRKALPFTAAVLVIGSLALAGFPGTSGWFSKDEIIDFAHFRGGMYDVMWIGMLVGAFITGVYSFRIVFRILPGRACDEAKHLIETGHVVHGDPVNPLTGEQEDSEVGYPGPEHHVAEQAPGMKIAMGVLALLALIGGLVQIPGVTEVISNFLAPTFADSHFAHLHPSTGEAWTGLVIGGVISIAGILTAWLLYVRSPEVPARLIQRFTPLYTLFVNKWYGDELVDWLVVKPAQGIGRFFNNVFERFVINGATAGVSGLTRSAGAAVRELQSGMIRGYAVVMLFGIVGIVIYFLIRSI, from the coding sequence ATGACCCTCGCAACCTGGGGCTGGCTCGTCCTGCTTTTTCCGCTGGTCGGCTCGATCCTGATCGGCCTGCTCTTCCGGGTGCTCGCGCCACGGGCGGCCGGGGCGGTCGGAACGGTCGCGATCCTCGCGTCCTTCATCTGCGGGATCGGCGCCCTGTTTGCACTCCAGGCCGAACCGGAGGGATCGCGTCACGTCGCCTCCTCGCTCTGGACCTACGCCTCGGGTGGCGACTTCAGGATCGATCTCGGGATCTACCTCGATCCGCTTTCGGTCTTCATGGTGCTGGTCGTGACCGGGGTTTCCTCCCTGATCCACATCTACTCGTTCAGTTACATGCAGTCGGACGAGGGGTACCGGCGCTTCTTCAGTTACCTCAACTTCTTCGTCTTCTCGATGCTGGTCCTGGTGCTGGCCGGGAACTTTGTGATGCTGATCCTCGGCTGGGCTCTGGTCGGCTTCTCCTCCTACGCCCTGATCAGCTACTGGTACCGCCGCGGGACCGCGACGGCGGCCGGCATGAAGGCCTTCGTGATCAACGTGCTCGGCGACGTCGGGCTGTACATCGCGGCGATCCTGATCTTCGCCCAGGTCGGGGCGATCGACTACGGCACCGTGTTCGCCCAGGCCCCCGACACCTTCGCCAACAACAGCTGGGCGATCAACGCGATCTGCCTCTGCCTGCTGGTCGGTGCTTTCGCCAAGTCGGCCCAGATGCCGTTCCACACCTGGCTGGCCGACGCGATGGAGGGTCCGACCCCGGTCTCCTCCCTGATCCACGCCGCGACCATGGTCACCGCCGGGGTCTACCTGATCGCCCGCTGCCATCCGCTGTTCGAGCTGGCCCCGACCTCGGCCGACGTCGCCGCCTTCGTCGGGCTGGCGACCCTGCTGATCTCCGGCACGATCGCGCTCGCGGTCACCGACCTGAAGCGGATCATCGCCTACTCGACCATGAGTCAGATCGGCTACATGTTCGTCGGGGTCTCGATCGGGGCCTACTCGGCCGGGCTCTTCCACCTGATGACCCACGCCTTCTTCAAGGCCCTGCTCTTCATGGCGGCCGGTTCGGTGATCGCCGCGATGGGCAACATCCAGAACATCGACCGGATGCGCGGTTTCCGCAAGGCCCTGCCGTTCACCGCGGCCGTCCTGGTGATCGGCTCACTGGCGCTGGCCGGCTTCCCCGGAACCTCCGGCTGGTTCTCGAAGGACGAAATCATCGACTTTGCCCACTTCCGCGGTGGTATGTACGACGTGATGTGGATCGGGATGCTGGTCGGAGCCTTCATCACCGGCGTCTACTCCTTCCGGATCGTGTTCCGGATCCTGCCCGGCCGGGCCTGCGATGAAGCGAAGCATCTGATCGAGACCGGCCACGTGGTTCACGGCGATCCGGTCAACCCGCTCACCGGGGAGCAGGAGGACAGCGAGGTCGGTTATCCCGGTCCGGAGCACCACGTCGCCGAGCAGGCCCCGGGGATGAAGATCGCGATGGGTGTCCTCGCCCTGCTTGCCCTGATCGGTGGACTGGTGCAGATCCCCGGGGTGACCGAGGTGATCTCGAACTTTCTCGCCCCGACCTTCGCCGACTCGCACTTCGCCCATCTCCACCCGAGCACCGGCGAGGCCTGGACCGGCCTGGTGATCGGCGGGGTGATCTCGATCGCCGGGATTCTCACCGCCTGGCTGCTCTACGTCAGGAGCCCCGAGGTTCCGGCCCGCCTGATTCAGCGCTTCACCCCGCTCTACACCCTGTTCGTCAACAAGTGGTACGGGGACGAGCTGGTTGACTGGCTGGTGGTCAAGCCGGCCCAGGGGATCGGCCGGTTCTTCAACAACGTGTTCGAACGCTTCGTGATCAACGGGGCGACCGCCGGCGTGTCCGGACTCACCCGGAGCGCCGGAGCGGCGGTCCGGGAACTCCAGTCCGGAATGATCCGCGGTTACGCGGTGGTGATGCTGTTCGGCATCGTCGGAATCGTCATCTACTTCCTGATCCGGAGCATCTGA
- a CDS encoding NADH-quinone oxidoreductase subunit M, with translation MLNSVIWTPLLVGLIGLVVPRRMAAPVAILGTLVTLGLTIAVLVGFDSAAGMQYVTDVSWIPGLGIDYSLGVDGISIFLILLAAAAWVPAVIFSGGRKVDQSPGLYYLMLLIGQTATLGAFLAQDLILFVLFFDLMIVPFYFLFGVWGQDREKITASGAVMKMIVFTLIGSLLMLVGAIAAGVIAADGGRVSFSIAEITARGLPEGSQNWIFWFFAAAFLVKMPSFPLHGWMPDAYRAAPLPALAVFSAVLSKVGAYGFLRIVLPMLPNATELFQTTLIVLAVAAIIYGSAMAFTTLDLRLILGFSSVAQLGFITAGIFALNESGSQGAVLQMVNHGLVVVPAFLIVALIAERTGTENLGPMGGLAKRAPVFAAIFLIVTMATLALPASSNFIGEFYILNGIYGVSSALAVIASSGVVLAAFYALRMYQRTMHNPLPDGADSREISFRDAVAIVPLVICVIVLSFAPQMIMSGTGDAVKTNIAKVKLDADRSEVEAIASEEGP, from the coding sequence ATGCTGAACTCGGTGATCTGGACTCCGCTCCTCGTCGGACTGATCGGGCTCGTCGTTCCCCGGCGGATGGCCGCCCCGGTGGCGATCCTCGGCACCCTGGTAACCCTCGGGCTCACGATCGCGGTGCTGGTCGGGTTCGACTCTGCCGCCGGCATGCAGTACGTCACCGACGTGAGCTGGATCCCCGGCCTCGGGATCGACTACTCGCTCGGGGTGGACGGGATCTCGATCTTCCTGATCCTGCTCGCCGCCGCGGCCTGGGTTCCGGCGGTGATCTTCTCCGGCGGGCGGAAGGTCGATCAGAGTCCCGGCCTCTACTACCTGATGCTGCTGATCGGCCAGACCGCCACCCTCGGCGCCTTTCTCGCCCAGGACCTGATCCTGTTCGTGCTTTTCTTCGACCTGATGATCGTCCCGTTCTACTTCCTGTTCGGGGTGTGGGGCCAGGATCGGGAGAAGATCACCGCCTCCGGCGCGGTGATGAAGATGATCGTGTTCACCCTGATCGGCTCGCTCCTGATGCTGGTCGGTGCGATCGCGGCCGGGGTGATCGCGGCCGACGGCGGAAGGGTCTCCTTCTCGATCGCCGAGATCACCGCACGCGGCCTGCCGGAAGGTTCGCAGAACTGGATCTTCTGGTTCTTCGCCGCGGCCTTCCTGGTCAAGATGCCTTCCTTCCCGCTCCACGGCTGGATGCCGGATGCCTACCGGGCCGCGCCACTCCCCGCTCTGGCGGTGTTCTCCGCGGTGCTCTCCAAGGTCGGCGCCTACGGTTTCCTCCGGATCGTCCTGCCGATGCTGCCGAACGCCACTGAGCTGTTCCAGACCACCCTGATCGTCCTTGCGGTCGCGGCGATCATCTACGGCTCGGCGATGGCCTTCACCACGCTCGATCTGCGGCTGATCCTCGGCTTCTCCTCGGTCGCCCAGCTCGGGTTCATCACCGCCGGGATCTTTGCCCTGAACGAGTCCGGTTCCCAGGGCGCGGTGCTGCAGATGGTCAACCACGGGCTGGTCGTGGTCCCGGCCTTCCTGATCGTAGCCCTGATCGCTGAACGGACCGGAACCGAGAATCTCGGGCCGATGGGTGGTCTGGCCAAGCGGGCTCCGGTGTTCGCCGCGATCTTCCTGATCGTGACCATGGCGACCCTTGCGCTTCCGGCCTCCTCCAACTTCATCGGCGAGTTCTACATTCTGAACGGCATCTACGGGGTCAGTTCGGCCCTGGCGGTGATCGCTTCTTCGGGGGTGGTGCTGGCCGCCTTTTACGCCCTTCGGATGTATCAGCGAACCATGCACAATCCGCTGCCGGACGGGGCCGACTCACGGGAGATCTCGTTTCGTGATGCGGTCGCGATCGTGCCCCTGGTGATCTGCGTGATCGTGCTCTCCTTCGCCCCGCAGATGATCATGTCCGGCACCGGGGATGCGGTCAAGACAAACATCGCCAAAGTGAAACTCGACGCCGACCGGTCCGAAGTCGAGGCGATCGCCAGCGAGGAGGGCCCGTGA
- a CDS encoding NADH-quinone oxidoreductase subunit N yields MIFHAPEIDYAALSPIIALTAGLVLVTMAAVFDPVKRFGGLLALLTLAVTAGLLIWQWDTTAELISGQLRMDGLTVTLSLLVVLTAAVALLLSIGDPSEGQAGRSDHAALLLGSVLGMVILAASTSLLTFFIGLELLSIPLYALCGTDLRRRESLESGFKYLVIGSVGSATLLYGMAMIYGASGATGFDAIAEGLAGSAGVLSDPITLVGVGLITVGLAFKVSIAPFHQWTPDVYQGAPTPITAFMAVATKLAAFAIFIRFFLVALGPLADQWDVLLAALAALSIVIGNVGALTQNSLKRMLGYSGIAQGGYMLTGIVVATEAGTNAIIFYLGAYLAMNLAAFAALVAHERRSGFSDDIRSMRGLARRSPAIAWPITIAMLALAGLPPTAGFIGKIYLMQALVESDWTWLAVFIAVGSMISLAYYLRVVAAIWMSPEEEAGPARAAATGTGMPPVIAGASPDAPAEVKPDGAGSPDPYADPDSARRWYLTVPAILAAAATIFFGIIPQPLVEFAQHAGRALGL; encoded by the coding sequence GTGATCTTCCACGCACCCGAGATCGATTACGCGGCGCTCTCGCCGATAATCGCCCTGACCGCCGGGCTGGTCCTGGTGACCATGGCGGCCGTGTTCGACCCGGTCAAGCGGTTCGGCGGACTGCTGGCCCTGCTCACCCTTGCGGTCACCGCAGGACTCCTGATCTGGCAGTGGGACACCACCGCCGAGCTGATCTCGGGCCAGCTCCGGATGGATGGCCTGACCGTCACTCTCTCGCTGCTCGTGGTGCTCACCGCGGCGGTCGCCCTGCTGCTCTCAATTGGCGACCCGTCCGAAGGGCAGGCCGGACGCTCCGATCATGCCGCGCTGCTGCTCGGCTCGGTGCTCGGGATGGTGATCCTCGCCGCCTCGACCAGTCTGCTCACATTCTTCATCGGGCTGGAGCTGCTCTCGATCCCCCTGTACGCGCTCTGCGGCACCGACCTGCGGCGCCGCGAGTCGCTCGAATCCGGTTTCAAGTACCTGGTGATCGGATCGGTCGGCTCGGCCACCCTGCTTTACGGGATGGCGATGATCTACGGCGCCTCCGGGGCGACCGGGTTCGACGCGATCGCCGAGGGTCTGGCCGGAAGCGCCGGGGTGCTGTCCGACCCGATCACCCTGGTCGGGGTCGGACTGATCACCGTCGGCCTCGCCTTCAAGGTTTCGATCGCTCCCTTCCACCAGTGGACCCCGGACGTCTACCAGGGCGCCCCGACCCCGATCACCGCGTTCATGGCGGTGGCGACCAAACTGGCAGCGTTTGCGATCTTCATCCGGTTCTTCCTGGTCGCCCTCGGCCCCCTGGCCGACCAGTGGGATGTCCTGCTCGCCGCCCTCGCCGCCCTCTCGATCGTGATCGGCAATGTCGGCGCCCTCACCCAGAACTCGCTGAAGCGGATGCTCGGCTACTCCGGGATCGCCCAAGGCGGCTACATGCTGACCGGGATCGTGGTCGCGACCGAGGCCGGCACCAACGCGATCATCTTCTACCTCGGGGCCTACCTGGCGATGAACCTGGCCGCTTTCGCCGCCCTGGTCGCCCACGAGCGTCGCTCCGGATTCTCGGACGACATCCGCTCGATGCGTGGCCTGGCCCGGCGTTCACCCGCGATCGCCTGGCCGATCACGATCGCGATGCTGGCCCTTGCCGGCCTGCCACCGACCGCCGGTTTCATCGGCAAGATCTACCTGATGCAGGCCCTGGTCGAATCCGACTGGACCTGGCTCGCTGTGTTCATCGCGGTCGGCTCGATGATCTCGCTGGCCTACTACCTGCGGGTTGTCGCCGCGATCTGGATGAGCCCCGAAGAGGAAGCCGGGCCGGCCCGGGCGGCCGCGACCGGAACCGGAATGCCGCCGGTGATCGCCGGGGCATCACCGGACGCCCCGGCCGAGGTCAAGCCCGACGGTGCCGGCAGCCCCGATCCCTACGCCGATCCGGACTCTGCCCGCCGCTGGTACCTGACCGTGCCCGCGATCCTGGCCGCCGCCGCGACCATCTTCTTCGGGATCATCCCGCAGCCCCTGGTTGAGTTTGCGCAACACGCCGGTCGGGCGCTCGGCCTCTAG
- a CDS encoding TIGR00645 family protein, with the protein MSEVPTSPDPHPDRRSNALRSPAGLIGWSIFASRWLQAPLYVGLIVAQVVYVVKFWKKLSEMVVDFPHLSENEIMLAVLGLVDVVMIANLLIMVIIGGYETFVSRIRQVSDHPDQPEWLSHVNANVLKVKLAMAIVGISSIHLLKTFIEFGDPKSAIGTTEVLWQTLIHLTFVVSAVALAFIDRFLSTPPGQAHAAKAPVAEPAPDQPDPQADGHLPELPGPEPAPARA; encoded by the coding sequence ATGTCCGAGGTCCCCACATCCCCCGATCCGCACCCCGACCGGCGGTCGAATGCGCTCCGCTCTCCGGCCGGCCTGATCGGCTGGTCGATCTTCGCCAGCCGCTGGCTCCAGGCCCCGCTTTACGTCGGGCTGATCGTTGCCCAGGTCGTTTACGTCGTCAAGTTCTGGAAGAAGCTGTCCGAAATGGTGGTCGACTTCCCACACCTGAGCGAGAACGAGATCATGCTGGCCGTGCTCGGTCTGGTTGACGTGGTGATGATCGCCAACCTGTTGATCATGGTGATCATCGGCGGCTACGAAACCTTCGTCTCCCGGATCAGACAGGTTTCGGATCATCCCGACCAGCCTGAGTGGCTGTCCCACGTGAACGCCAACGTGCTCAAGGTGAAGCTGGCGATGGCGATCGTCGGGATCTCCTCGATCCATCTGCTCAAGACCTTCATCGAGTTCGGCGACCCGAAGTCGGCGATCGGCACGACCGAGGTGCTCTGGCAGACCCTGATTCACCTGACCTTCGTGGTTTCCGCGGTGGCACTCGCCTTCATCGACCGGTTCCTTTCCACGCCTCCGGGCCAGGCTCACGCTGCCAAGGCACCCGTAGCCGAACCGGCACCGGACCAGCCGGATCCGCAGGCGGACGGACATCTCCCGGAACTCCCCGGTCCGGAACCGGCCCCCGCCCGGGCCTGA
- a CDS encoding transporter, producing MVLWIILIIAAGILAGIGAERRWPERAGHASRQSLLVILYVVLPPIVFVNMTHAEFGAGMGIGLGVGLLSVVLLGTIGWVIAVPLLKLPRPVAGAVITCGIASNTGYLGYPMVLTLMGGRDLTQGVVYDVVVSGITLMVFAFAVGAAFGTKAGEGVGDRVRAFFVKNPILYAGILGVFAPEALAPKLAVDISWILVMAILPVGFFAVGAVLAEEERVGAIRLPPRVHRPVGAVIFMRLVLSPAFLILLTLPFSGIPRSFYLMAVMPTGLNSMIVGHAYGLDLRTIAESLIYTTLIVVVGAGIWSLIA from the coding sequence GTGGTGCTCTGGATCATCCTGATCATCGCCGCCGGAATCCTGGCCGGGATCGGGGCCGAACGCCGGTGGCCGGAGCGGGCCGGCCATGCCTCACGCCAGTCGCTTCTGGTGATTCTCTACGTGGTCCTCCCCCCGATCGTCTTCGTCAACATGACCCACGCCGAGTTCGGGGCCGGCATGGGGATCGGCCTCGGGGTCGGCCTGCTCTCGGTGGTCCTGCTCGGGACGATCGGATGGGTGATCGCGGTTCCGTTGCTGAAGCTGCCCCGCCCGGTGGCCGGCGCGGTGATCACGTGTGGAATCGCCTCCAACACCGGATATCTCGGCTACCCGATGGTGCTCACCCTTATGGGTGGCCGCGACCTGACCCAGGGCGTGGTGTACGACGTGGTCGTCAGCGGAATCACCTTGATGGTCTTCGCTTTCGCGGTCGGAGCCGCGTTCGGCACCAAGGCGGGTGAGGGAGTGGGCGACCGGGTCCGGGCCTTCTTCGTCAAGAACCCGATTCTTTACGCCGGGATCCTCGGGGTGTTCGCCCCGGAGGCACTGGCCCCGAAGCTCGCCGTGGACATCTCCTGGATCCTGGTCATGGCGATCCTGCCGGTCGGCTTCTTCGCGGTCGGAGCGGTCCTGGCCGAGGAGGAGCGAGTCGGAGCGATCCGGCTGCCGCCAAGGGTCCACCGCCCGGTCGGTGCAGTGATCTTCATGCGGCTGGTGCTCTCGCCGGCGTTTCTGATTCTCCTGACGCTCCCCTTCAGCGGCATTCCGCGCTCCTTCTACCTGATGGCGGTGATGCCGACCGGTCTCAACTCGATGATCGTCGGGCACGCCTACGGACTCGACCTGCGGACGATCGCCGAGTCTCTGATCTACACCACCTTGATCGTGGTCGTCGGGGCCGGGATCTGGTCGTTGATCGCCTGA
- a CDS encoding tetratricopeptide repeat protein — protein sequence MVKDVTEADFQQQVIERSREVPVVVDFWAEWCGPCRQLGPAIEQAVNSRSGKVELAKVDVDSNQQLAAAFRVQGIPAVKAFRGGEVIDEFTGALPPARIEAFLDRIVPSEAELAGRAAIESGDEATLREAISADPSNPEFVAALARILLSRGENEEARSLAESGPADFVLTGLAARAELALGERPPTDAFRAWDSEDHEFALDLLLKEVEIADPERRDLLRRLMVGYFTELGPDSELAASHRRRLAAAIS from the coding sequence ATGGTCAAGGATGTGACGGAAGCCGACTTTCAGCAGCAGGTGATCGAACGGTCAAGGGAGGTACCGGTGGTGGTCGATTTCTGGGCTGAGTGGTGCGGCCCCTGCCGCCAGCTCGGTCCGGCGATCGAGCAGGCCGTGAACTCCCGGTCCGGCAAGGTTGAACTGGCCAAGGTGGACGTCGACTCGAACCAGCAGCTGGCCGCCGCCTTCCGGGTGCAGGGAATTCCCGCGGTGAAGGCCTTCCGGGGCGGGGAGGTGATTGACGAGTTCACCGGGGCACTGCCACCCGCCCGGATCGAGGCTTTTCTCGACCGGATCGTGCCGTCGGAAGCCGAGCTCGCCGGCCGCGCCGCGATCGAGTCCGGGGATGAAGCCACCCTCCGGGAGGCGATCTCCGCAGATCCTTCCAATCCCGAGTTCGTCGCCGCGCTGGCCCGCATTCTGCTCTCCCGCGGGGAGAACGAGGAGGCGCGGTCCCTGGCTGAGTCCGGTCCGGCCGACTTCGTGCTGACCGGGCTGGCGGCGCGGGCCGAGCTGGCGCTCGGAGAACGCCCGCCAACCGATGCATTCCGGGCCTGGGACTCGGAGGATCACGAGTTCGCCCTTGACCTCCTGCTGAAGGAGGTCGAGATCGCCGACCCCGAGCGGCGCGATCTCTTGCGCCGGCTGATGGTCGGGTACTTCACCGAGCTCGGCCCGGATTCCGAGCTGGCCGCCTCGCACCGGCGCCGGCTCGCCGCCGCCATCAGCTGA
- a CDS encoding pyridoxal-phosphate dependent enzyme, translating to MTYLHDREPELARNLPRLQLGTTPTPVRRLTRISDGPAEVWVKDEGAFGDGAWGGNKVRKLEWILPEVARRRRRSIITFGGLGTNWGLATALYGRDQGVRVVLMLVDQPRSEHVERQLDRLRASGAELHFTHTRARTLAALPGLIVRHSHRVRPPLILPPGGSSPIGLIAYVEVALEIAAQVEAGEMPEPSMIVVPLGSGGTAAGLLLGLGLTDLKTGVLGVVVSDQPRLDPSGLARRARAAARLLRKRGFPGPAPDLDPGRVTVLGEWLGAGYGHPVPDADRAVVEASESEGLVLDPVYTGKAMAALRTINAEGGLGSEPVLFLDTNGPRLAGSVQGGPDRGIRGSGPVGADPQLPGQQT from the coding sequence GTGACCTACCTTCACGATCGAGAGCCGGAGCTCGCCCGGAACCTGCCGAGGCTACAGCTCGGGACAACCCCGACCCCGGTCCGGAGGTTGACCCGGATCTCGGATGGACCGGCCGAGGTCTGGGTCAAGGACGAGGGAGCCTTCGGCGACGGTGCCTGGGGCGGCAACAAGGTGAGGAAACTCGAGTGGATCCTGCCCGAGGTGGCCCGTCGGCGACGTCGCAGCATCATCACCTTCGGTGGGCTCGGCACGAACTGGGGTCTCGCCACCGCGCTGTACGGTCGTGACCAGGGAGTCCGGGTGGTCCTGATGCTGGTCGATCAACCCCGCAGCGAGCATGTCGAACGGCAGCTTGACCGCCTGCGGGCATCCGGGGCTGAACTCCACTTCACCCACACCCGTGCCCGGACCCTGGCCGCCCTTCCCGGCCTGATTGTTCGCCACTCACACCGCGTCCGGCCACCGCTGATCCTGCCTCCCGGCGGCTCCTCCCCGATCGGTCTGATCGCCTACGTCGAGGTTGCGCTCGAGATCGCGGCGCAGGTGGAGGCGGGGGAGATGCCCGAGCCGTCGATGATCGTGGTGCCGCTCGGCAGCGGGGGCACCGCAGCCGGACTGCTGCTCGGACTCGGCTTGACTGACCTGAAGACCGGTGTCCTCGGGGTGGTGGTCAGCGACCAGCCCCGACTTGACCCTTCCGGGCTCGCCCGACGGGCCCGGGCGGCGGCCCGGCTGCTCCGGAAGCGGGGCTTCCCGGGTCCGGCGCCGGACCTCGATCCGGGCCGGGTCACCGTGCTCGGTGAGTGGCTCGGTGCCGGCTACGGGCATCCGGTCCCGGACGCCGACCGTGCGGTGGTCGAGGCGTCGGAAAGCGAGGGCCTCGTTCTCGACCCGGTCTACACCGGCAAGGCGATGGCCGCCCTCCGCACTATCAACGCGGAGGGTGGGCTCGGGTCCGAACCGGTGCTTTTTCTCGACACCAACGGACCTCGCCTGGCTGGATCAGTCCAGGGCGGGCCTGACCGTGGGATCCGGGGCTCCGGGCCGGTCGGGGCGGATCCTCAGTTGCCGGGCCAGCAGACCTGA
- a CDS encoding VOC family protein: MLHHVAIEVHPADAESDGRFWAAVGFTVVTPPAALGPGFDWFERAGTQIHLIHRENPVVPEQGHPAVVTDDFDSAIERVRALGIEVEEGRQLWGERRAKAALPSGHTVELMAAPPDQP; encoded by the coding sequence ATGCTTCATCACGTGGCGATCGAAGTGCATCCCGCGGACGCCGAATCCGATGGCCGGTTCTGGGCTGCGGTCGGCTTCACCGTGGTCACACCACCGGCGGCGCTCGGCCCCGGGTTCGACTGGTTCGAGCGGGCCGGCACCCAGATTCACCTGATCCACCGGGAGAATCCGGTGGTTCCGGAGCAGGGTCACCCGGCGGTGGTCACGGACGATTTCGATTCGGCGATCGAACGGGTCCGGGCACTAGGAATCGAGGTCGAGGAGGGGCGGCAGCTCTGGGGTGAGCGGCGGGCCAAGGCCGCCCTCCCGAGCGGGCACACGGTTGAGCTGATGGCCGCGCCACCGGATCAGCCCTGA